Proteins from a genomic interval of Acetobacterium woodii DSM 1030:
- the gcvPB gene encoding aminomethyl-transferring glycine dehydrogenase subunit GcvPB yields the protein MIKREALIFEKSVPGRKANLLPACDVPEVAVSSIIPAAFLRDHVPALPEVSEVDTIRHFTALSQMNHGVDSGFYPLGSCTMKYNPKVNEDVSKYSGFTRMHPYQPEKTAQGCLELLYKADQMLAEITGMARVSLQPAAGAHGEMTGLMIIKAYHQNRGDLKRTKIVVPDSSHGTNPASAAVVGFDVVEVKSNEDGGVDIEALKALMSDEIAGLMLTNPSTLGLFETGIVEISEIIHQAGGLLYYDGANMNAIMGKTRPGDMGFDVVHLNLHKTFSTPHGGGGPGSGPVGVKKELVPFLPKPVVEINENGYFLDVDRPLSIGRIKSFYGNFGVVVKAFAYICSLGAVGLREASETAVLNANYIRAKLQDSFDLPYGKVCMHEVVFSAQKQTGFGVSALDIAKRLIDFGYHPPTIYFPLIVKEALMIEPTETESQETLDEFIAAMQQIAKEAAASPELLKEAPHDTIVKRLDEVKAVRQPIFKYIPDSEA from the coding sequence CACGTTCCGGCATTACCAGAAGTTAGTGAAGTGGATACGATCCGTCATTTTACGGCCTTATCGCAAATGAATCATGGCGTGGATTCCGGTTTTTATCCCTTAGGTTCCTGCACCATGAAATATAATCCCAAGGTTAATGAAGATGTTTCCAAATATAGCGGTTTTACCAGAATGCATCCTTATCAGCCAGAAAAAACCGCACAAGGTTGTTTGGAACTTTTATATAAGGCCGACCAAATGCTGGCCGAAATTACCGGAATGGCACGGGTGTCATTACAGCCAGCGGCCGGTGCACATGGTGAAATGACGGGACTGATGATTATTAAAGCTTATCATCAAAATCGCGGGGATCTGAAACGGACAAAAATTGTTGTGCCGGATTCGTCCCATGGCACCAATCCGGCTTCAGCCGCAGTGGTAGGATTTGATGTTGTTGAAGTGAAATCGAATGAAGACGGCGGGGTTGATATCGAAGCGTTAAAAGCGCTGATGAGCGATGAGATCGCCGGACTGATGCTGACGAATCCCAGTACCTTAGGTTTGTTTGAAACGGGGATTGTCGAGATCTCCGAGATTATTCATCAAGCTGGTGGTCTGCTTTATTATGACGGTGCCAACATGAATGCCATTATGGGAAAAACTCGCCCGGGCGACATGGGTTTTGATGTAGTGCATCTGAATTTGCATAAAACCTTTAGTACCCCGCATGGTGGCGGTGGTCCCGGTTCAGGTCCGGTTGGTGTCAAAAAGGAATTGGTTCCGTTTTTGCCTAAACCGGTTGTTGAAATAAATGAAAATGGCTACTTTCTGGATGTTGACCGACCCCTTTCGATTGGCAGAATAAAATCATTTTATGGAAATTTTGGGGTCGTCGTTAAAGCCTTCGCATATATTTGCTCATTGGGAGCGGTTGGACTTCGGGAAGCTTCGGAAACAGCAGTGCTTAATGCCAATTATATCCGAGCTAAATTGCAGGATAGTTTTGATTTGCCTTATGGTAAAGTTTGTATGCATGAGGTTGTTTTTTCAGCCCAAAAACAAACCGGCTTTGGGGTTTCGGCACTGGATATTGCCAAACGATTAATTGATTTTGGCTATCATCCGCCGACTATCTATTTCCCTTTAATTGTTAAAGAGGCACTGATGATCGAACCAACCGAAACGGAAAGTCAGGAAACGCTGGATGAATTTATTGCGGCGATGCAACAGATTGCGAAGGAAGCCGCGGCAAGTCCCGAACTGTTAAAAGAAGCTCCTCATGATACGATTGTTAAACGATTGGATGAGGTAAAAGCAGTGCGACAGCCGATTTTTAAATATATACCCGACAGTGAAGCGTAA
- a CDS encoding flavodoxin family protein yields MKIIAINGSPRKKDNTATLLEKALEGAANKGAQTKLIHLYDLNYKGCLSCFSCKRLGGKSYGKCAVKDDLFDIFDQIEKADALLLGSPIYFGEITGAMRSFLERLFFQYLVYDKAHTVLFPGKLTTGFIFTMNAPEHFLKEIKYDMKFKGYEGILKRFFGTAKTLVVTDTWQFADYSKYETSSIDVDAKAARRRDVFPLDCEKAATLGAELVTPEVTFSPSQEV; encoded by the coding sequence ATGAAAATTATTGCAATTAATGGCAGTCCGCGAAAAAAGGACAACACTGCTACGCTACTCGAAAAAGCCCTGGAAGGTGCGGCCAACAAAGGCGCCCAAACCAAACTCATCCATCTCTACGACCTCAACTATAAAGGTTGTCTCAGTTGCTTTTCCTGTAAACGCCTTGGCGGTAAAAGCTACGGTAAATGTGCCGTAAAAGATGATTTGTTCGATATTTTTGATCAGATCGAAAAAGCCGATGCCCTCCTATTAGGCTCCCCGATCTATTTTGGCGAAATTACCGGAGCCATGCGTTCTTTTCTGGAACGATTATTTTTTCAATACCTTGTTTATGATAAGGCTCATACCGTTCTTTTTCCCGGAAAATTAACTACCGGTTTTATTTTTACGATGAATGCACCTGAACATTTCCTCAAAGAAATCAAATATGACATGAAATTCAAAGGTTATGAAGGTATTCTCAAACGTTTCTTCGGTACTGCTAAAACGCTTGTTGTCACTGACACCTGGCAATTTGCAGATTATTCCAAATATGAAACTTCCAGTATCGATGTCGATGCTAAAGCCGCACGCCGTCGCGATGTTTTCCCCTTAGACTGCGAAAAGGCTGCCACGCTTGGCGCCGAATTAGTAACCCCGGAAGTCACTTTTTCACCTTCGCAAGAAGTATAA
- a CDS encoding HD domain-containing phosphohydrolase, with the protein MMKNNEHLLGNDQVNFINRWQNMADLLVNYFCAQAVIITQKENDQCKLLISSRSKCDVDDHAAEIIGSNQYCKSVIKTLQRCLSDKVQTIINQGDNLKFGPEIVTYLGYPIRFPDHRVFGTICVFDNKENHLLLKQEQMLLQIRDIIESDLALNINQKQLLICEKGQQETIDHLKKALNETPLGAPETTLKLRKKRFRLKNQKTFKNRAYCDSSAAVLEAAFANMTEAVFITNAAGEIVECNDAWITFTRFKDKTEFIKKNEKYPHLFEVSYLNGEVVPYDSWAISRALKGETVKNAEYLIRRRDTNQIWIGSYNYSPIRDKSGIIVGAVVICSDITERKKAEEKIINLSYRDNLTGLYNRRFYEQELTRLDQAGNLPLTLVMGDINGLKLINDSFGHIMGDVLLKKTAEVIEKGCRPTDIIARVGGDEFMIILPKTDFATAEKIVKGIKRLAAAEKVGSFEISISFGCSTKDNKNDDMQKFFKQAEDQMYRNKLSESIRMRRRTIDIIMKTLFEKSDQEMLHSKRVSESCGEIGALLNLSEDDLKQLKIAGLMHDIGKMGIDEDILNKKQPLNHEEWNEIKRHSEIGYRILSSVNEFSKIAKQVLEHHERWDGKGYPNGLKAEEISLQARVIALSDAYDAMMSERSFQKARSKEGAVNELIKERGAQFDPDLVDLFLKKIVKQGDGDQ; encoded by the coding sequence ATGATGAAAAACAATGAGCATCTTTTGGGAAATGATCAAGTTAATTTTATTAATAGATGGCAAAATATGGCGGATTTGTTAGTCAATTATTTTTGTGCTCAAGCAGTTATAATAACTCAAAAAGAGAATGACCAGTGTAAACTATTAATTTCGAGTCGATCGAAATGTGACGTCGATGATCATGCGGCTGAAATCATTGGAAGTAATCAATATTGCAAAAGTGTGATCAAAACACTGCAACGATGTTTAAGCGATAAAGTGCAAACGATAATAAATCAAGGTGACAATTTGAAGTTTGGACCGGAGATCGTGACTTATTTAGGTTATCCGATAAGATTTCCGGACCACCGTGTTTTTGGAACGATCTGTGTTTTTGATAACAAGGAAAACCACTTGCTATTAAAACAAGAACAAATGTTGTTGCAAATTCGCGATATTATAGAGAGCGATTTAGCTTTAAATATAAATCAAAAGCAATTATTAATTTGTGAAAAAGGACAACAAGAAACAATTGATCATTTAAAAAAGGCCCTTAACGAGACACCATTAGGTGCCCCGGAAACGACGTTAAAACTGAGAAAAAAAAGATTTCGTCTTAAGAATCAAAAAACCTTCAAAAACCGAGCGTATTGTGATTCATCAGCGGCAGTTCTTGAAGCAGCATTTGCCAATATGACGGAAGCGGTGTTTATTACAAATGCAGCTGGTGAAATTGTTGAATGTAATGACGCCTGGATAACATTTACCCGATTTAAAGATAAAACTGAATTTATTAAAAAAAATGAAAAATATCCCCATCTTTTTGAGGTGTCGTATCTTAATGGTGAAGTTGTACCATATGACAGTTGGGCTATTTCCAGAGCATTGAAGGGCGAAACGGTAAAAAACGCCGAATATCTTATTCGACGGAGAGATACCAATCAAATTTGGATCGGCAGTTATAATTATAGTCCGATTCGCGATAAATCCGGTATCATTGTGGGAGCGGTGGTTATTTGCAGCGATATTACCGAGCGTAAAAAAGCAGAAGAAAAAATTATCAACCTCAGTTATCGTGATAACTTAACCGGTCTTTATAATCGGCGGTTTTACGAGCAAGAATTAACACGACTTGATCAAGCAGGTAATTTGCCATTAACATTGGTGATGGGCGATATTAATGGATTAAAATTGATTAATGACTCTTTTGGTCATATTATGGGGGATGTATTACTTAAAAAAACGGCAGAAGTAATTGAAAAAGGGTGTCGACCGACAGATATCATTGCCCGTGTGGGAGGTGATGAATTTATGATCATCTTACCTAAAACAGATTTTGCGACTGCGGAAAAAATCGTTAAGGGGATTAAAAGATTGGCGGCAGCCGAAAAAGTTGGTTCTTTTGAGATATCGATTTCATTTGGGTGCAGTACGAAGGATAATAAAAATGATGACATGCAGAAGTTTTTTAAACAAGCTGAAGATCAGATGTATCGTAATAAACTTTCAGAAAGTATAAGGATGAGAAGGCGAACGATCGATATTATTATGAAAACCCTTTTTGAAAAAAGTGATCAGGAAATGTTGCACTCAAAAAGGGTAAGCGAAAGTTGTGGTGAGATAGGGGCTTTATTGAATTTAAGCGAAGATGATCTTAAGCAACTCAAAATCGCCGGTCTTATGCATGACATTGGAAAAATGGGAATCGATGAAGACATTCTTAATAAAAAACAGCCATTAAATCACGAAGAATGGAATGAAATAAAACGGCATTCAGAAATTGGTTATCGCATCTTGAGTTCAGTAAATGAATTTTCAAAAATTGCTAAACAGGTTTTAGAGCATCATGAAAGGTGGGATGGAAAAGGGTATCCCAATGGTCTGAAAGCTGAAGAAATATCCTTGCAAGCGCGAGTTATCGCACTTTCTGATGCCTATGACGCGATGATGAGTGAACGCAGTTTTCAAAAGGCGCGATCCAAAGAGGGCGCGGTGAACGAATTAATAAAAGAACGTGGGGCCCAGTTTGATCCCGATCTGGTTGATTTATTTTTAAAAAAAATTGTTAAACAAGGCGATGGCGATCAGTGA